One segment of Stenotrophomonas sp. SAU14A_NAIMI4_8 DNA contains the following:
- a CDS encoding Smr/MutS family protein — protein sequence MSHPEDEDPAALFRAAIGEVTPLRKDAEPAPAAPRPKPRARMAERDEQEAAGEFARLLRDSSPLEAGDTASYRRDTLPPRMFQRLKRGQYSVQDELDLHGATAAQAEVLLRQFLLEAHAHEFGCVRIIHGKGLQSDGGAPVLKNLVDRLLRLRNDVLAFHSAPAGQGGTGAVLVLLARR from the coding sequence ATGTCGCACCCAGAAGATGAAGACCCCGCCGCGCTGTTCCGCGCGGCCATCGGCGAAGTCACCCCGCTGCGCAAGGATGCCGAACCGGCGCCGGCCGCGCCACGGCCGAAACCGCGTGCCCGCATGGCCGAACGCGACGAGCAGGAAGCGGCCGGGGAGTTCGCCCGGCTGCTGCGCGACAGCAGCCCGCTGGAGGCGGGCGATACCGCCAGCTACCGGCGTGACACGCTGCCGCCGCGCATGTTCCAGCGGCTCAAGCGCGGCCAGTATTCGGTGCAGGACGAACTGGACCTGCACGGCGCGACTGCCGCGCAGGCCGAAGTGCTGCTGCGCCAGTTCCTGCTGGAAGCGCATGCGCATGAGTTCGGCTGCGTGCGCATCATCCACGGCAAGGGGCTGCAGTCTGACGGCGGCGCGCCGGTATTGAAGAACCTGGTGGACCGCCTGTTGCGGCTGCGCAACGATGTGCTGGCGTTTCATTCGGCGCCGGCCGGCCAGGGCGGCACCGGCGCGGTGCTGGTGTTGTTGGCGCGGCGGTGA
- the surE gene encoding 5'/3'-nucleotidase SurE, with protein MRILVSNDDGVDAAGIRMLAQVLRDAGHEVTVVAPDRDRSGASNSLTLDLPIRLKRIDHYTVSVAGTPTDCVHLALTGLLEFEPDIVVSGINNAANLGDDVIYSGTVSAAMEGRFLGLPAVAVSLVSRNHDPKHFETAARAAVEIVARLKADPLPADTILNVNVPDLPWGEVKGFEVTRLGNRHRAEGCIAQKDPRGNEVYWIGPAGREQDSGPGTDFHAVRTGHISITPIQVDLTRYQALEKVASWVGGLSAALDQPA; from the coding sequence ATGCGCATCCTGGTCAGCAACGACGACGGCGTAGACGCTGCAGGCATCCGGATGCTGGCACAGGTGCTGCGCGACGCCGGGCATGAAGTCACGGTGGTTGCCCCCGACCGCGACCGGTCTGGTGCCAGCAATTCATTGACGCTGGATCTGCCGATCCGGCTCAAGCGCATCGACCACTACACCGTCTCGGTGGCGGGTACGCCCACCGACTGCGTGCATCTGGCGCTGACCGGCCTGCTCGAGTTCGAACCGGATATCGTCGTGTCGGGCATCAACAACGCCGCCAACCTCGGCGACGATGTCATCTACTCCGGCACGGTCTCGGCGGCCATGGAAGGGCGGTTCCTGGGCCTGCCGGCAGTGGCGGTCTCGCTGGTCAGCCGCAACCATGACCCGAAGCATTTCGAAACCGCCGCGCGTGCGGCGGTGGAGATCGTGGCCCGGCTGAAGGCCGACCCGCTGCCGGCCGACACCATTCTGAACGTGAACGTGCCTGACCTGCCGTGGGGCGAGGTGAAGGGCTTCGAAGTGACCCGCCTGGGCAACCGCCACCGCGCCGAAGGCTGCATCGCGCAGAAAGATCCGCGCGGCAACGAGGTGTACTGGATCGGTCCGGCCGGTCGCGAGCAGGACTCCGGTCCCGGTACCGATTTCCACGCGGTGCGCACCGGCCATATTTCGATCACCCCCATCCAGGTCGACCTGACCCGCTACCAGGCGCTGGAGAAGGTGGCCAGCTGGGTCGGTGGCCTGAGCGCCGCGCTGGACCAGCCGGCATGA
- a CDS encoding protein-L-isoaspartate(D-aspartate) O-methyltransferase, whose protein sequence is MSPRLRLQPEAVGIGMTSQRVRDRLVDRLREAGIADEATLNAIRIVPRHLFIDEALASRAYEDTALPIGHGQTISQPWVVARMTEAVLQVAPKTVLEVGTGSGYQAAVLGAVGLEVYTVERIGDLLRQARKRFRALGMNIRTKHDDGRVGWAEHGPYDAVVVTAAAPALVDALVEQLAVGGRLVAPVGGPGGQSLVQLDRKADGSIEQRVLAPVTFVPLLSGMLD, encoded by the coding sequence ATGAGCCCGCGCCTGCGCCTGCAGCCGGAAGCCGTGGGGATCGGCATGACTTCGCAGCGCGTGCGCGACCGCCTGGTCGATCGCCTGCGCGAGGCCGGCATTGCTGACGAGGCCACGCTCAATGCCATCCGCATCGTGCCGCGCCATCTGTTCATCGATGAAGCCCTGGCCTCGCGTGCCTATGAGGACACCGCGCTGCCGATCGGCCATGGCCAGACCATTTCCCAGCCCTGGGTGGTGGCGCGGATGACCGAAGCGGTGCTGCAGGTTGCACCGAAGACGGTGCTGGAAGTGGGCACCGGCTCGGGCTACCAGGCCGCCGTACTCGGCGCGGTGGGGCTTGAGGTCTACACGGTCGAACGCATCGGCGATCTGCTGCGGCAGGCGCGCAAGCGCTTCCGCGCGCTGGGCATGAACATCCGCACCAAGCATGACGACGGCCGGGTGGGCTGGGCCGAGCACGGCCCGTACGACGCCGTGGTGGTCACCGCGGCCGCACCGGCGCTGGTCGATGCGCTGGTCGAGCAGTTGGCCGTGGGGGGCCGCCTGGTGGCGCCGGTCGGCGGCCCTGGCGGGCAATCGCTGGTACAGCTGGATCGCAAGGCCGACGGCAGCATTGAACAACGCGTGCTGGCGCCGGTCACCTTCGTGCCGCTGCTGTCCGGCATGCTCGACTGA
- a CDS encoding YqaA family protein yields MKIFGPLYERAMKWAAHERAPTYLTVLSFFEAIIFPVMPEVMLAPMCVAQPKRGWWFATLSLAGSMVGAVIGYALGHYAFEAVKPLFEMLGMLPAIEDGIATVQAKMAESPWAVFTFLVLGGFMPIPMKVFTWASGIVGVPMPQYLLSMLIGRGKRVYVLAAVIRIGGPRAEAALRRWIEPLGWIATALVVVLVAWLVWRSKFA; encoded by the coding sequence ATGAAGATTTTCGGGCCGCTGTACGAGCGGGCGATGAAATGGGCGGCGCACGAGCGCGCGCCGACCTATCTGACCGTCTTGAGTTTCTTCGAAGCCATCATCTTCCCGGTCATGCCGGAAGTGATGCTGGCGCCGATGTGCGTGGCCCAGCCCAAGCGCGGCTGGTGGTTCGCCACCCTCAGCCTGGCCGGCTCGATGGTGGGCGCAGTGATCGGTTACGCCCTGGGTCACTACGCCTTCGAGGCGGTGAAGCCCCTGTTCGAGATGCTGGGCATGCTGCCGGCCATTGAAGATGGCATCGCCACGGTGCAGGCCAAGATGGCCGAGTCGCCCTGGGCGGTGTTCACCTTCCTGGTGCTGGGAGGCTTCATGCCCATCCCGATGAAGGTCTTCACGTGGGCATCGGGTATCGTCGGTGTGCCCATGCCGCAGTATCTGTTGAGCATGCTGATCGGTCGCGGCAAGCGTGTGTACGTTCTGGCCGCCGTGATCCGCATTGGCGGCCCGCGCGCGGAAGCCGCGCTGCGGCGCTGGATTGAACCGCTGGGCTGGATCGCCACCGCGTTGGTGGTGGTGCTGGTTGCCTGGCTTGTATGGAGGTCGAAGTTCGCATGA
- a CDS encoding peptidoglycan DD-metalloendopeptidase family protein, whose amino-acid sequence MNANGLGKGVRIGALALLVSSLAACGTATVVRPGGSGAAASTPKTSVPKPGQTVVVRKGDTIYALARIHDITPADLIAWNRLDNPSQIYPGQVIRLYPQGAGSGRAPTTVVTAPRPATGSGSTPSTAPSTAPATPVKSSIAWRWPADGAVVGRYVAGDATKQGVDIAGSSGAPVRASANGVVVYSGAGLVGYGELIIIKHSDQWLSAYGHNRKRLVNEGQNVKAGEQIAEMGRTGANRDMLHFEIRYNGKPVDPQQYLPAR is encoded by the coding sequence ATGAATGCAAATGGTCTGGGCAAGGGCGTGCGCATCGGCGCGCTGGCATTGCTGGTTTCCTCGCTGGCTGCCTGTGGCACCGCCACGGTGGTCCGCCCCGGTGGCAGCGGCGCTGCGGCCAGTACGCCCAAGACCTCGGTGCCCAAGCCGGGGCAGACCGTGGTCGTGCGCAAGGGCGACACCATCTACGCACTCGCGCGCATCCACGACATCACCCCGGCCGACCTGATTGCCTGGAACCGCCTGGATAACCCGTCGCAGATCTACCCGGGGCAGGTCATCCGGTTGTATCCGCAGGGTGCCGGCAGCGGCCGTGCACCCACCACGGTGGTCACCGCGCCGCGTCCGGCCACCGGCAGTGGCAGCACGCCTTCGACGGCGCCGAGCACCGCGCCGGCTACACCGGTGAAGAGCAGCATTGCCTGGCGCTGGCCGGCCGACGGTGCGGTCGTGGGGCGCTATGTGGCGGGCGATGCCACCAAGCAGGGCGTCGACATTGCAGGCAGCAGCGGCGCCCCGGTACGCGCATCGGCCAACGGCGTGGTGGTGTACTCCGGCGCAGGCCTGGTGGGCTACGGCGAGCTGATCATCATCAAGCACAGCGACCAGTGGCTGTCGGCCTATGGTCACAACCGCAAGCGCCTGGTGAACGAAGGGCAGAACGTGAAGGCCGGCGAGCAGATCGCGGAAATGGGCCGCACCGGTGCGAACCGCGACATGCTGCACTTCGAGATTCGTTACAACGGCAAGCCGGTCGACCCGCAGCAGTATCTGCCGGCGCGCTAG
- a CDS encoding Mth938-like domain-containing protein: protein MQLNHEPPDYAYSLRAADGRSARVNDQSLSSSFFLTPEQLATNWPVVRAADLQVADLEPILALSPALIVLGTGDRQVFPPAVVMAACLSRGIGLEVMNNPAAARTFNILAGEGRKVAAAFILEG, encoded by the coding sequence ATGCAGCTGAACCACGAACCGCCTGATTACGCATACAGCCTGCGCGCGGCCGATGGCCGCTCGGCGCGGGTGAACGACCAGTCGCTGTCCAGCAGCTTCTTCCTGACGCCTGAACAGTTGGCAACGAACTGGCCGGTAGTGCGCGCCGCCGATCTGCAGGTGGCCGACCTGGAACCGATTCTGGCCCTGAGCCCGGCGCTGATCGTGCTGGGTACCGGCGATCGCCAGGTATTCCCGCCGGCCGTGGTGATGGCCGCCTGCCTGTCGCGCGGCATCGGCCTGGAAGTGATGAACAATCCGGCCGCCGCGCGCACATTCAATATTCTTGCCGGCGAAGGCCGCAAGGTCGCCGCAGCCTTCATCCTGGAAGGTTGA
- the yhbY gene encoding ribosome assembly RNA-binding protein YhbY, with amino-acid sequence MPIALTASQTRFLRGQAHDLKALLQTGGKGITPAFIAELNEVLERHELVKVKVAAEDRDARDVMIGEIVEATEAALVQRIGHVAVLYRPSKEQRQIVLPRG; translated from the coding sequence ATGCCCATCGCCCTGACCGCTTCCCAGACCCGTTTCCTGCGCGGCCAAGCCCACGATCTGAAGGCACTGCTGCAGACCGGCGGCAAGGGCATCACGCCCGCGTTCATCGCCGAGCTGAACGAGGTGCTGGAGCGCCACGAACTGGTGAAAGTGAAGGTGGCCGCTGAAGATCGCGACGCCCGCGACGTGATGATCGGCGAGATCGTCGAAGCGACCGAAGCCGCGCTGGTGCAGCGTATCGGCCACGTGGCCGTGCTCTACCGCCCGAGCAAGGAACAGCGGCAGATCGTGCTTCCGCGCGGCTGA
- the rlmE gene encoding 23S rRNA (uridine(2552)-2'-O)-methyltransferase RlmE, which translates to MATRSKSSQRWLKEHFSDPFVKKAQAEGMRSRAAYKLEELLERDRLLKPHMVVVDLGAAPGGWSQQVRRQIGDTGRVLALDILDMPPLAGVEFLHGDFREETVLSQFEAMLGDQPVDLVLSDMAPNKSGVGAVDQPRMMHLAELALDFADNHLKTGGAFLIKLFQGEGFDDYVREMRRRYDKVSIRKPEASRKRSPEVYALGQGKRAHMK; encoded by the coding sequence ATGGCTACCCGCAGCAAAAGCAGCCAGCGCTGGCTCAAGGAACACTTCTCCGACCCCTTCGTGAAGAAGGCGCAGGCCGAAGGCATGCGCTCGCGTGCCGCCTACAAGCTCGAAGAGCTGCTCGAACGTGACCGGCTGCTGAAGCCGCACATGGTCGTGGTCGATCTCGGCGCCGCCCCGGGCGGCTGGTCTCAGCAGGTGCGGAGACAGATTGGCGACACCGGCCGCGTGCTGGCCCTGGACATCCTGGACATGCCGCCGTTGGCCGGGGTGGAGTTCCTTCACGGTGACTTCAGGGAAGAAACCGTCCTATCGCAGTTCGAGGCCATGCTGGGCGATCAGCCGGTAGACCTTGTGCTGTCGGACATGGCCCCCAATAAGAGTGGTGTAGGCGCGGTCGACCAGCCGCGGATGATGCACCTGGCAGAGCTGGCCCTGGATTTCGCCGACAACCACCTCAAGACCGGTGGGGCGTTCCTGATCAAGCTGTTCCAGGGCGAAGGCTTCGATGACTACGTGCGTGAAATGCGCCGTCGGTACGACAAGGTCTCCATCCGCAAGCCGGAAGCCTCGCGCAAGCGTTCCCCCGAGGTCTACGCCTTGGGTCAGGGAAAACGCGCCCACATGAAGTAA
- the ftsH gene encoding ATP-dependent zinc metalloprotease FtsH, with translation MNDLTKNLLLWVVVAVVLMVVFQSFSPKSSGAGAQATSYSQFLDQVDSGNVQKVTFGGDSRGLTNEITYTTRGGQTGTVSAPADRDLINVLRTKNVDIVQEQPSSGISFAAILMNFLPVILIIGFWLFIMRQMQGGGGGAKGAMSFGKSRAKLQGEDQIKVTFADVAGCDEAKEEVGELVDFLRDPSKFTKLGGKIPRGVLMVGPPGTGKTLLAKAIAGEAKVPFFSISGSDFVEMFVGVGASRVRDMFEQAKKHAPCIIFIDEIDAVGRHRGAGLGGGHDEREQTLNQLLVEMDGFEGGEGVIVIAATNRPDVLDPALLRPGRFDRQVVVGLPDVKGREHILKVHMRKLPLADDVEPMVIARGTPGFSGADLANLCNEAALFAARGNEKEVRMDHFDRARDKILMGAERRSMAMSEEEKTLTAYHEAGHAIVGRLVPEHDPVYKVTIIPRGRALGVTMYLPEGDRYSMNRVAIKSQLCSLYGGRVAEELIFGADKVTTGASNDIERATKMARNMVTKWGLSDQLGPIAYGEEDDEVFLGRSVTQHKSVSNDTARRIDEEVRNILDEAYARTTELMTANLDKLHAMSQLLLQYETIDAPQIDAIMEGRDPPPPMGWNKSNKDGGSNDKGGDARPLPPIAGPAESH, from the coding sequence ATGAACGACTTGACCAAGAACCTCCTGCTATGGGTGGTCGTCGCCGTCGTGCTGATGGTGGTCTTCCAGAGCTTCTCGCCCAAGTCCTCCGGGGCCGGGGCGCAGGCCACATCGTATTCGCAGTTCCTGGACCAGGTGGACAGCGGCAACGTGCAGAAGGTCACCTTCGGTGGCGATTCGCGCGGCCTGACCAACGAAATCACCTACACCACCCGTGGCGGCCAGACCGGCACGGTGTCGGCACCGGCTGATCGCGACCTGATCAACGTGCTGCGTACCAAGAACGTGGACATCGTGCAGGAACAGCCGTCCAGCGGCATTTCCTTCGCGGCCATCCTGATGAACTTCCTGCCGGTCATCCTGATCATCGGCTTCTGGCTGTTCATCATGCGCCAGATGCAGGGCGGTGGCGGTGGTGCCAAGGGCGCCATGTCCTTCGGCAAGTCGCGCGCCAAGCTGCAGGGCGAAGACCAGATCAAGGTCACCTTCGCCGACGTTGCTGGCTGCGATGAAGCCAAGGAAGAAGTGGGCGAGCTCGTCGACTTCCTGCGTGATCCGTCCAAGTTCACCAAGCTGGGCGGCAAGATTCCGCGCGGCGTGCTGATGGTCGGTCCGCCCGGTACCGGCAAGACGCTGCTGGCCAAGGCCATCGCCGGCGAAGCCAAGGTGCCGTTCTTCTCGATCTCCGGTTCGGATTTCGTGGAAATGTTCGTCGGCGTCGGCGCCAGCCGCGTGCGGGACATGTTCGAGCAGGCCAAGAAGCACGCCCCCTGCATCATCTTCATCGATGAAATCGACGCCGTCGGTCGCCACCGTGGCGCCGGCCTGGGCGGCGGTCATGACGAGCGCGAGCAGACCCTGAACCAGCTGCTGGTCGAGATGGACGGTTTCGAAGGTGGCGAAGGCGTGATCGTGATCGCCGCGACCAACCGTCCGGACGTGCTGGACCCGGCGCTGCTGCGCCCGGGCCGTTTCGACCGCCAGGTCGTGGTCGGCCTGCCGGACGTGAAGGGCCGCGAGCACATCCTGAAGGTGCACATGCGCAAGCTGCCGCTGGCCGATGACGTCGAGCCGATGGTGATCGCGCGCGGTACCCCGGGCTTCTCCGGTGCCGACCTGGCCAACCTGTGCAACGAAGCGGCCCTGTTCGCCGCGCGCGGCAACGAGAAGGAAGTCCGCATGGACCACTTCGACCGTGCCCGCGACAAGATCCTGATGGGTGCCGAGCGCCGCTCGATGGCCATGAGCGAGGAAGAGAAGACCCTTACCGCGTACCACGAAGCCGGCCACGCCATCGTCGGTCGCCTGGTGCCCGAGCATGATCCGGTCTACAAGGTCACCATCATTCCGCGCGGCCGTGCGCTGGGTGTGACCATGTATCTGCCGGAAGGCGACCGCTATTCGATGAACCGCGTGGCGATCAAATCGCAGCTGTGCTCGCTGTACGGTGGTCGCGTGGCCGAGGAGTTGATCTTCGGTGCCGACAAGGTCACCACCGGTGCCTCCAACGACATCGAGCGCGCCACCAAGATGGCCCGCAACATGGTCACCAAGTGGGGCCTGTCCGACCAGCTCGGCCCGATCGCCTATGGCGAAGAGGACGACGAAGTGTTCCTGGGCCGTTCGGTCACCCAGCACAAGAGCGTGTCCAACGACACCGCGCGCCGCATCGACGAGGAAGTGCGCAACATCCTCGACGAGGCCTACGCGCGTACCACCGAGCTGATGACGGCCAACCTGGACAAGCTGCACGCGATGTCGCAGCTGCTGCTGCAGTACGAAACCATCGACGCGCCGCAGATCGACGCGATCATGGAAGGCCGCGATCCGCCGCCGCCGATGGGCTGGAACAAGTCCAACAAGGATGGTGGCAGCAACGACAAGGGCGGCGACGCCCGTCCGCTGCCGCCGATCGCCGGCCCGGCCGAGTCGCACTGA
- the folP gene encoding dihydropteroate synthase has product MFDISPQLDCAGRILRLDRAQVMGIVNVTPDSFSDGGAHDSTDAAVAHGLKLVEQGADLLDIGGESTRPGAAPVSIEEELQRVVPVIEQLAARTQVPISIDTFKPEVMRAAVAAGAGMINDIYGLRQEGALEAAAAAGVPVVLMHMQGEPGNMQAEPHYDDVVAEVHGFLVQRLFAAEMAGIAKKHLVIDLGFGFGKTTAHNMTLLARSERFLELGVPMLAGLSRKRSLGELTGRQAPTERVAASVAAHLIAVQRGARIVRVHDVAATVDALKIWQAVEAVPAPRVAATPAIRWPDED; this is encoded by the coding sequence ATGTTCGATATCTCGCCCCAGCTCGACTGCGCCGGCCGCATCCTGCGCCTGGATCGTGCCCAGGTCATGGGCATCGTCAACGTGACCCCCGATTCGTTCTCCGACGGCGGCGCACATGACAGCACCGACGCGGCGGTCGCCCATGGCCTGAAGCTGGTGGAGCAGGGCGCCGACCTGCTCGATATCGGCGGTGAATCCACGCGCCCGGGCGCCGCCCCGGTGTCGATCGAGGAAGAGCTGCAGCGCGTCGTGCCGGTCATCGAACAGCTCGCGGCCCGCACCCAGGTGCCGATCAGCATCGACACCTTCAAGCCGGAAGTGATGCGCGCGGCCGTGGCCGCTGGCGCGGGCATGATCAACGACATCTACGGGCTGCGCCAGGAAGGCGCGCTGGAAGCCGCCGCCGCCGCGGGCGTGCCGGTGGTGCTGATGCACATGCAGGGCGAACCCGGCAACATGCAGGCCGAACCGCACTACGACGACGTGGTGGCCGAGGTGCACGGCTTCCTGGTGCAGCGCCTGTTCGCCGCCGAAATGGCCGGCATCGCCAAGAAGCACCTGGTCATCGACCTCGGCTTCGGCTTCGGCAAGACCACCGCGCACAACATGACCCTGCTGGCCCGTTCCGAGCGCTTCCTGGAACTGGGCGTGCCGATGCTGGCCGGCCTGTCGCGCAAGCGCAGCCTGGGCGAGCTGACCGGGCGGCAGGCGCCAACCGAGCGGGTCGCCGCGTCGGTGGCCGCGCACCTGATCGCGGTGCAGCGCGGTGCGCGCATCGTGCGCGTGCACGACGTGGCCGCCACGGTCGATGCATTGAAGATCTGGCAGGCGGTCGAGGCCGTGCCCGCCCCGCGCGTGGCCGCCACCCCGGCGATCCGCTGGCCGGACGAAGACTGA
- the miaA gene encoding tRNA (adenosine(37)-N6)-dimethylallyltransferase MiaA gives MAADRRPLAIAVMGPTASGKTATAIALAKQLNGEIVSVDSALVYRGLDIGSAKPDAAERAQAPHHLLDLRDPWQTYSAAEFAADAGRVVADIVARGRTPILAGGTGLYFRALLEGLSPMPEADPGMREALAAEAAERGWAALHNELAAVDPAAAARIHATDPQRIQRALEVYRLTGTPITELQRQRGVAPLPVRTLKLILAPRERAVLHQRIEARFDTMLAQGFLDEVRALRALPQMAAVAAPLDLPAVRAVGYRQAWEFLDGQGTAAGFRDKGIFATRQLAKRQLTWLRGELDARWFDPHIDQQRLADAVATFVAR, from the coding sequence ATGGCCGCCGACCGGCGGCCGCTGGCGATCGCCGTGATGGGGCCGACCGCCAGCGGCAAGACCGCCACCGCGATCGCCCTGGCCAAGCAGTTGAACGGCGAGATCGTCAGCGTCGATTCGGCGCTGGTCTACCGCGGCCTGGATATCGGCTCGGCCAAGCCGGACGCAGCCGAGCGCGCGCAGGCGCCGCACCATCTGCTGGACCTGCGTGATCCCTGGCAGACGTATTCGGCGGCCGAGTTCGCCGCCGACGCCGGCCGCGTGGTCGCCGATATCGTGGCCCGTGGCCGCACGCCGATCCTGGCCGGTGGCACCGGGCTGTACTTCCGGGCGCTGCTGGAAGGCCTTTCGCCGATGCCGGAAGCCGATCCCGGCATGCGCGAAGCGCTGGCGGCAGAGGCGGCCGAGCGTGGCTGGGCCGCCCTGCACAACGAGCTTGCGGCGGTCGATCCGGCCGCGGCGGCGCGCATCCATGCCACCGACCCGCAGCGCATCCAGCGGGCGCTGGAGGTGTACCGGCTGACCGGCACGCCGATCACCGAACTGCAGCGCCAGCGCGGTGTCGCGCCGCTGCCGGTGCGGACCCTGAAGCTGATCCTGGCCCCGCGCGAGCGCGCAGTGCTGCACCAGCGCATCGAGGCCCGTTTCGACACCATGCTGGCGCAGGGGTTCCTGGACGAGGTGCGCGCCCTGCGCGCCCTGCCGCAGATGGCTGCCGTGGCTGCGCCGCTGGACCTGCCGGCGGTCAGGGCGGTCGGTTACCGCCAGGCCTGGGAATTCCTGGACGGGCAGGGCACTGCCGCCGGGTTCCGTGACAAGGGCATCTTCGCCACCCGCCAGCTGGCCAAGCGGCAGCTGACCTGGCTGCGCGGCGAGCTTGATGCCCGCTGGTTCGACCCCCATATCGACCAACAGCGGCTGGCCGACGCAGTCGCGACCTTCGTCGCACGCTGA
- the hfq gene encoding RNA chaperone Hfq: MSKGQSLQDPFLNALRRERVPVSVYLVNGIKLQGTIESFDQFVVLLRNTVSQMVYKHAISTVVPARNVKVGPGGGYVQSGENGQAGDEADE, encoded by the coding sequence ATGTCCAAGGGGCAATCGCTGCAGGATCCTTTCCTGAACGCACTGCGGCGCGAACGCGTGCCGGTTTCGGTGTACCTGGTCAACGGTATCAAGCTGCAGGGCACGATCGAATCGTTCGATCAGTTCGTGGTCCTGCTGCGCAACACCGTCAGCCAGATGGTCTACAAGCACGCCATCTCCACGGTGGTGCCGGCACGCAACGTCAAGGTCGGCCCGGGTGGCGGCTACGTGCAGTCGGGTGAAAATGGTCAGGCGGGTGATGAAGCAGACGAGTAA
- the hflX gene encoding ribosome rescue GTPase HflX — MFDRSKRGEHALLIQPHFGKLEEDVLEEFGDLARSAGASIAATITARLDRPNPSTLIGSGKLDEIKAAVEATGADLILVNHALSPGQERNLERFLERRVIDRTGLILDIFAQRAHSHEGKLQVELAQLRHIATRLVRGWTHLERQRGGSIGLRGPGETQLETDRRLLQKRVEQLQKRLEKVEVQRTQMRRARVRSELPRVALVGYTNAGKSTLFNALTGAEAYAADQLFATLDPTVRRIAVPGGNVVLADTVGFVRDLPHDLVAAFRSTLSEAREADFLLHIVDAADPHREERIAQVDEVLAAVGAGDLPQLLVFNKIDRIDGAQVRHDGQDGVPDEARRERVWISARDGQGLELLQTVLGRRLGLQHVTGELRLPPSAGRLRARLHQLEVIRSEQADEDGWLLQVDLPIAEAEKLAASADGAPIRALLPEKLPEW; from the coding sequence ATGTTTGACCGCTCGAAACGGGGCGAACACGCCCTGCTGATCCAGCCCCACTTCGGCAAGCTGGAAGAGGATGTGCTGGAAGAATTCGGCGATCTGGCCCGCTCGGCCGGGGCCAGCATCGCTGCCACCATCACCGCGCGCCTGGATCGCCCCAATCCGTCCACCCTGATCGGCAGCGGCAAGCTGGATGAGATCAAGGCGGCGGTGGAGGCCACCGGCGCCGACCTGATCCTGGTCAACCACGCACTCAGCCCGGGCCAGGAACGCAACCTGGAACGCTTCCTGGAACGCCGGGTGATCGACCGTACCGGTCTGATCCTGGACATCTTCGCCCAGCGTGCGCACAGCCACGAAGGCAAGCTGCAGGTCGAGCTGGCCCAGCTGCGGCATATCGCCACGCGGCTGGTGCGCGGCTGGACCCACCTGGAGCGCCAGCGCGGCGGTTCGATCGGCCTGCGTGGCCCGGGTGAAACCCAGCTGGAAACCGACCGCCGCCTGCTGCAGAAGCGGGTGGAACAGCTGCAGAAGCGGCTGGAGAAGGTGGAAGTGCAGCGCACCCAGATGCGCCGTGCGCGCGTGCGCAGCGAACTGCCGCGCGTGGCCCTGGTGGGCTACACCAACGCTGGCAAGTCCACGCTGTTCAACGCGCTGACCGGTGCCGAGGCGTACGCGGCCGACCAGCTGTTCGCGACCCTGGATCCCACCGTGCGGCGCATTGCGGTGCCCGGTGGCAACGTGGTGCTGGCCGACACGGTGGGCTTCGTGCGCGACCTGCCACATGATCTGGTGGCGGCGTTCCGCTCCACCCTGTCCGAAGCGCGCGAGGCGGATTTCCTGCTGCATATCGTCGATGCCGCCGATCCGCACCGCGAAGAGCGCATCGCCCAGGTGGACGAGGTGCTGGCTGCGGTGGGTGCAGGCGACCTGCCGCAGTTGCTGGTGTTCAACAAGATCGACCGCATTGACGGCGCGCAGGTGCGCCACGACGGCCAGGACGGCGTGCCCGACGAGGCCCGTCGCGAGCGGGTCTGGATCTCGGCGCGTGATGGCCAGGGCCTGGAGCTGCTGCAGACCGTGCTGGGCCGCCGCCTGGGCCTGCAGCACGTGACCGGCGAGCTGCGCCTGCCACCCAGTGCGGGGCGGCTGCGCGCACGCCTGCATCAGCTGGAAGTGATCCGCAGCGAGCAGGCCGATGAAGACGGCTGGCTGCTGCAGGTCGATCTTCCGATTGCCGAGGCCGAGAAACTGGCGGCCAGCGCCGATGGCGCGCCGATCCGTGCGTTGCTGCCGGAGAAACTGCCTGAGTGGTGA